In Spiroplasma chinense, a single window of DNA contains:
- the rsmA gene encoding 16S rRNA (adenine(1518)-N(6)/adenine(1519)-N(6))-dimethyltransferase RsmA translates to MDYAKKKFGQNFISDKNLINKIINILDQEQDHLIIEIGPGRGALTKELCKRFKKVVAIEIDTDLEVLLKSEINESNFELIMEDVLNVDLKKLIESNSCKKVSLISNTPYYITSEIIFRTLDVSKFLDKAIFMVQKEVALRICAKANENNYNNLSVAAQFYSEVNYEFTVNKNMFRPIPKVDSAIISLKFHQAYLNQIKDDKAFVAFVRKLFNNKRKTILNNLSTTINTKQRATEILALTKIENNKRPENLSIEDFINIYKETKNGNN, encoded by the coding sequence GTGGATTATGCAAAGAAAAAATTCGGACAAAACTTTATAAGTGATAAAAATCTTATCAACAAAATAATAAATATTTTAGATCAAGAACAAGATCATTTGATAATAGAAATTGGACCCGGAAGAGGGGCGTTAACTAAAGAATTGTGTAAACGTTTCAAAAAAGTTGTAGCAATTGAAATTGATACAGATTTAGAAGTATTATTAAAATCTGAAATTAATGAATCAAACTTTGAATTAATCATGGAAGATGTCTTAAACGTTGATTTAAAAAAACTAATAGAAAGTAACTCATGTAAAAAAGTTTCATTAATTTCAAATACACCATACTATATAACTAGCGAAATTATTTTTAGAACTTTAGATGTAAGTAAGTTTTTGGATAAAGCTATTTTTATGGTTCAAAAAGAAGTGGCATTAAGAATATGTGCTAAAGCAAATGAAAATAATTATAATAACCTTTCGGTTGCAGCACAATTTTATTCTGAAGTTAATTATGAGTTTACAGTAAACAAAAATATGTTTAGACCTATTCCAAAGGTTGATTCAGCAATAATTAGTTTAAAATTTCATCAAGCATATTTAAATCAAATTAAAGATGATAAAGCTTTTGTAGCTTTCGTTAGAAAATTATTTAACAACAAAAGAAAAACAATACTAAATAATTTAAGTACCACTATTAACACCAAACAAAGAGCAACAGAAATTTTAGCTTTAACAAAAATAGAAAATAATAAAAGACCTGAAAACTTAAGTATTGAGGATTTCA
- the rnmV gene encoding ribonuclease M5, which translates to MKINQVIVVEGRSDTAKLQKIFGKDNVETIETNGLALSESTLNVIQDVNQKRGIIVFTDPDGPGLLIRDKINSYLNFKCFNAFINKKSIKDSKKIGIAEANDEDIKNALNNLITFNSDEQESITWEQYLVNDFYLPKNRIKIANNFNWDEKINSKRLFKWLNLLSLSIEDVEKILEEQ; encoded by the coding sequence ATGAAAATTAATCAAGTAATTGTTGTCGAAGGAAGAAGCGACACAGCTAAACTACAAAAGATCTTTGGAAAAGACAATGTAGAGACGATTGAAACCAATGGTCTTGCTTTGAGCGAGTCAACCTTAAATGTCATACAAGATGTAAACCAAAAGCGAGGAATAATTGTATTCACAGACCCTGATGGTCCAGGGCTTTTGATTCGCGACAAGATTAATTCTTATCTTAATTTTAAATGTTTTAACGCATTTATCAATAAGAAAAGCATAAAAGATTCAAAAAAAATTGGAATTGCTGAAGCAAATGACGAAGATATTAAAAATGCACTCAATAATTTGATAACATTTAATAGTGATGAACAAGAATCTATTACTTGGGAACAATACTTGGTTAATGATTTTTATTTACCAAAAAATAGAATAAAAATAGCAAATAATTTTAATTGAGATGAAAAAATTAATTCAAAAAGATTATTTAAATGATTAAATCTTTTATCACTAAGCATTGAAGATGTAGAAAAAATCCTGGAGGAACAATAA
- a CDS encoding rod shape-determining protein, translated as MASWDRKREFVALDLGTANVVAYLGGQGIIYNEPSTMAYDVQTNTVIAAGEQAYEMVGKTNEDIRMVVPLVDGVIADLDAAKDLIKIIFSRIKLSDILKNALVVLACPSGVTELERGALKQVVADMGARNVLVEEEVKLSAIGAGINIAIASGHLVVDIGGGTTDIAIISAGDIVISRSIKTAGNHFDEEIRKYIRAEYNVLIGIKTAEKIKIEIGSLTKIDNGRTFRAFGRDVISGLPREVVISPDEVKNALLAPFSKITDLIVEVMENTPAELAGDIIRNGITICGGGALLRGIDTYFESIFQLKVTKAQDPLLTVIEGTKEYEKQIEKWLDVVELRDSREYNIK; from the coding sequence ATGGCATCATGAGACCGTAAAAGAGAATTCGTTGCCCTAGACTTAGGTACTGCTAACGTAGTTGCATACTTAGGTGGACAAGGTATCATTTATAATGAACCTTCAACAATGGCATACGATGTACAAACAAACACAGTTATAGCAGCTGGTGAGCAAGCTTACGAAATGGTTGGGAAAACTAACGAAGACATTAGAATGGTTGTACCATTAGTTGACGGGGTTATCGCTGACTTAGACGCTGCAAAAGACTTGATCAAAATTATCTTTTCACGTATTAAATTATCAGATATCTTAAAAAATGCTTTAGTAGTTCTTGCCTGCCCTTCAGGAGTTACTGAACTTGAAAGAGGAGCATTAAAACAAGTTGTTGCTGATATGGGAGCAAGAAATGTTCTTGTTGAAGAAGAAGTTAAATTATCAGCTATCGGAGCTGGAATTAACATCGCTATCGCAAGTGGACACTTAGTTGTTGACATTGGTGGTGGAACAACAGATATCGCTATTATTTCTGCAGGAGACATTGTTATCTCAAGATCAATTAAAACTGCTGGAAATCACTTTGACGAAGAAATTAGAAAATATATTCGTGCAGAATACAACGTATTAATCGGAATTAAAACTGCTGAAAAAATTAAAATCGAGATCGGTTCATTAACAAAAATCGATAATGGGCGTACTTTCCGTGCATTCGGTAGAGACGTAATTTCAGGTTTACCAAGAGAAGTTGTTATTTCACCAGATGAAGTAAAAAATGCATTATTAGCACCATTTTCAAAAATTACTGACTTAATTGTTGAAGTAATGGAAAACACTCCTGCTGAATTAGCTGGAGATATTATTAGAAATGGTATTACTATTTGTGGTGGAGGAGCATTGTTAAGAGGTATTGATACATACTTCGAATCAATTTTCCAATTAAAAGTAACAAAAGCTCAAGATCCTTTATTAACAGTTATTGAAGGAACTAAAGAATACGAAAAACAAATCGAAAAATGATTAGACGTTGTTGAATTACGTGATTCAAGAGAATATAACATTAAATAA
- a CDS encoding rod shape-determining protein yields the protein MAKVTLNQRTHVAIDVGTSKTRIHIERLGMVFNESTIIATDFKTKKVIAIGDAAKNFVGKLSGNLQLKYPMKRGVISDMAILKLFLATILKKYENEIKGAIVTLACPTSVTHLERNSLVKAIKELGVFHVQVEDDIKLALLGAGIDITKPNGYLGLDLGAGKSTAAIIATGGTVTSKWSKSAGNTTDQEIVKHLKAKHQILIGDITAEKIKNSISTLIKTKTPLKTIAYGYDLTSGMPKDIELTDKDIAKILQSTFGNLTNLITGVLEDSPNELAGDVIKNGVIVTGGMANIPGVKFYFEDFFEIPVTVVKNAANATIDGAIAHKELTIEEYEVTHSPVEEVSY from the coding sequence ATGGCAAAAGTTACTTTAAATCAAAGAACACATGTAGCTATAGATGTGGGTACTAGCAAAACAAGAATACATATCGAGAGACTTGGTATGGTATTTAACGAATCAACTATTATAGCAACTGATTTTAAAACAAAAAAAGTTATTGCAATCGGAGATGCTGCAAAAAACTTTGTGGGAAAATTAAGTGGTAATTTACAATTAAAATACCCTATGAAACGTGGGGTAATTTCTGATATGGCAATTCTGAAATTATTTTTGGCAACGATATTAAAAAAATATGAAAATGAAATTAAAGGAGCTATCGTTACATTGGCTTGTCCAACTAGCGTAACTCATTTAGAGAGAAATTCATTAGTTAAGGCAATTAAAGAATTAGGAGTATTTCATGTTCAAGTTGAAGATGACATTAAATTGGCATTGCTTGGAGCTGGAATTGATATCACAAAACCTAATGGTTATTTAGGACTTGATTTAGGAGCTGGAAAATCTACAGCTGCAATTATTGCAACTGGAGGAACAGTTACTTCAAAATGATCAAAATCTGCTGGAAATACAACAGATCAAGAAATTGTAAAACATTTAAAAGCAAAACACCAAATCTTAATTGGAGATATTACTGCTGAAAAAATTAAAAATTCAATTTCAACTTTAATTAAAACAAAAACTCCTTTGAAAACAATAGCTTATGGTTATGATTTAACATCTGGAATGCCAAAAGATATTGAATTAACAGATAAAGATATTGCGAAAATATTACAATCTACTTTTGGAAATTTAACAAATTTAATTACAGGAGTTTTAGAAGACTCACCTAACGAACTTGCAGGAGACGTTATTAAAAATGGAGTTATTGTAACAGGAGGTATGGCTAACATCCCTGGTGTAAAATTCTATTTTGAAGATTTCTTTGAAATCCCAGTAACTGTTGTTAAAAATGCTGCAAACGCTACAATTGATGGAGCTATCGCTCATAAAGAATTAACAATCGAAGAATACGAGGTTACACATAGCCCAGTTGAGGAGGTCTCATACTAG
- a CDS encoding rod shape-determining protein produces the protein MANKKPTFVSMDLGTANTLVYIAGQGIVYNEPSIVAYRIKENKIVAVGDEAYKMIGKGNKTIRVVRPMVDGVITDIRATEAQLRYIFTKLRITKQLRHSIMLLACPSVITELEKTALKKIAVNLGADQVFVEEEVKMAALGGGVNIYAPTGNLIVDMGGGTTDIAVLASGDIVLSKSIKVAGNYLNDECQKFIRSQYGLEIGSKTAESIKVNVGSLSKYPDERRMKVYGRDVVSGLPREIEITPEEVREVLKVPVSRIIDLTVQVLEDTPPELAGDIFRNGITICGGGALIRGIDKYFADTLQLPTKIGEQPLLAVINGTKKFESEIWEIIKAQRLHDDIMGR, from the coding sequence ATGGCAAACAAAAAACCAACATTCGTATCAATGGACTTAGGTACTGCCAATACTCTTGTTTACATCGCTGGACAAGGTATTGTTTATAACGAACCTTCAATCGTTGCATACAGAATTAAAGAAAATAAAATCGTTGCTGTAGGGGATGAAGCTTACAAAATGATCGGTAAAGGAAACAAAACTATTAGAGTTGTAAGACCTATGGTTGACGGAGTTATTACTGACATTAGAGCTACAGAAGCTCAATTAAGATATATTTTTACAAAATTAAGAATTACAAAACAATTAAGACACTCAATTATGTTATTAGCATGTCCATCAGTTATTACTGAATTGGAAAAAACTGCTCTTAAAAAAATTGCTGTAAACTTAGGTGCAGACCAAGTTTTCGTTGAAGAAGAAGTTAAAATGGCTGCTTTAGGTGGAGGGGTAAATATTTATGCTCCAACAGGAAACCTAATCGTTGATATGGGTGGGGGAACTACTGATATTGCTGTATTAGCATCAGGAGATATCGTTCTATCAAAATCAATTAAAGTTGCTGGAAACTACTTAAATGATGAATGTCAAAAATTCATTAGATCACAATACGGACTAGAAATTGGTTCAAAAACAGCGGAATCAATTAAAGTTAACGTTGGATCATTATCAAAATACCCAGACGAAAGACGTATGAAAGTATACGGACGTGACGTTGTTTCAGGATTACCAAGAGAAATCGAAATTACTCCTGAAGAAGTAAGAGAAGTACTAAAAGTACCAGTATCAAGAATTATTGACCTAACAGTTCAAGTTTTAGAAGATACACCACCAGAATTAGCTGGAGATATCTTTAGAAATGGTATTACTATTTGTGGAGGAGGAGCCTTGATTAGAGGAATCGACAAATACTTCGCAGATACATTACAATTACCAACAAAAATTGGTGAACAACCATTATTAGCCGTTATTAACGGAACTAAAAAATTCGAATCAGAAATCTGAGAAATTATTAAAGCTCAAAGATTACATGATGACATCATGGGTAGATAA
- a CDS encoding rod shape-determining protein, whose amino-acid sequence MYVESTRPFISLDLGTANVLAYVSGQGIVYNQPSIMAYDNNLNKLIAIGEEAYDMVGKTNDNIRMVTPLVDGVIADLDAAKDLLEHIFDRLKMMNFWKNSVVVLACPSGVTELERDALKLVAKDMGADLVVVEEEVKMSALGAGVNIELPSGNLIVDIGGGTTDIAIIASGDIVLSRSVKVAGNYFNEEILKFVRAEYNIAIGSTTAENIKKNIGSLVKYPNERSMQIYGRDIVSGLPKEAKVNSEEIRNILLGAFGRITDLVIEVLENTPPELAGDIMKNGMVLCGGGALVRNADKYFHDIFQLPTRIAASPLDCVIEGTKAYEKIILRKIEEGFYKDSQGTYLQTLKK is encoded by the coding sequence ATGTATGTAGAATCAACCAGACCTTTCATTTCCCTAGATCTTGGTACAGCAAACGTTTTGGCGTATGTATCGGGACAGGGAATTGTTTATAATCAGCCAAGTATTATGGCTTATGATAACAATTTAAATAAATTGATTGCTATCGGTGAAGAAGCATATGATATGGTCGGAAAAACAAATGACAACATCAGAATGGTTACACCATTAGTTGATGGGGTTATTGCAGACTTAGATGCTGCAAAAGACTTATTAGAACACATTTTTGATAGATTAAAAATGATGAACTTTTGAAAAAATTCAGTAGTTGTACTGGCTTGTCCAAGTGGAGTTACTGAATTAGAGCGTGATGCTTTAAAATTAGTTGCAAAAGACATGGGAGCAGATCTTGTTGTCGTTGAAGAAGAAGTTAAAATGTCAGCACTTGGTGCTGGTGTAAATATCGAACTTCCTTCAGGTAACTTAATTGTTGATATTGGTGGTGGAACTACTGATATTGCCATTATTGCGTCAGGAGACATAGTTCTTTCTAGATCTGTTAAAGTTGCTGGTAATTACTTTAATGAAGAAATTCTAAAATTTGTTAGAGCAGAATATAATATTGCAATTGGTTCAACAACTGCTGAAAATATTAAAAAGAACATTGGATCTTTAGTTAAATATCCAAACGAACGTTCAATGCAAATTTATGGAAGAGATATCGTTTCAGGATTACCAAAAGAAGCAAAAGTAAATTCAGAAGAAATAAGAAACATTTTACTTGGAGCTTTTGGAAGAATTACAGACCTTGTAATTGAAGTATTAGAAAACACACCACCAGAATTAGCTGGGGACATCATGAAAAACGGAATGGTTCTTTGTGGTGGGGGTGCGTTAGTTAGAAATGCTGACAAATACTTCCATGATATCTTCCAATTACCTACAAGAATAGCTGCAAGTCCATTGGACTGTGTTATTGAAGGTACAAAAGCTTATGAAAAAATAATTCTAAGAAAAATCGAAGAAGGTTTCTACAAAGATTCTCAAGGAACTTACTTACAAACATTAAAAAAATAG
- a CDS encoding rod shape-determining protein — protein MKFEDRTFIALDLGTSNILAFVGRQGIVYNEPSIMAYDNITNSLTALGHEAYDMLGKTHENIRMVVPIRDGVITDLEAAKDLLKHVFSKLKMLNDWKNSIILLACPSEVTELERDALKQVAYDMGAEIVIVEEEVKMAALGAGLNIDVPKGNVVIDIGGGTTDIAIISAGDIVISRSVKVAGNAFDEEIKKYIRSEYNVTIGERTAENIKMELGSLAKYKGERTMSVFGRDIVSGLPKEAIISSEEIRNVLVNSFSRITDLLIELMENTPPELAGDIISNGFMICGGGAKIRGIKEYFNGIFSVPCKISPNPLAGVVEGAKLFQKTINKRIENDYYGKNAKDVKKGSQSNLI, from the coding sequence ATGAAATTTGAAGATCGTACATTTATCGCCTTGGATTTAGGAACAAGCAATATTCTTGCATTTGTTGGAAGACAAGGAATCGTTTATAACGAACCATCAATTATGGCATACGACAATATCACAAACAGTCTAACAGCTTTAGGACACGAAGCTTATGACATGTTAGGTAAAACTCACGAAAACATCAGAATGGTAGTACCAATTAGAGATGGAGTTATTACAGATTTAGAAGCTGCAAAAGACTTATTAAAACATGTTTTTTCAAAACTAAAAATGTTAAATGACTGAAAAAACTCAATTATTTTACTAGCATGTCCTAGTGAAGTTACTGAATTAGAGCGTGATGCTTTAAAACAAGTTGCTTACGACATGGGAGCAGAAATAGTTATCGTTGAAGAAGAAGTTAAAATGGCTGCATTAGGAGCTGGATTAAATATCGATGTACCAAAAGGTAATGTTGTTATTGATATCGGTGGAGGAACTACTGATATTGCTATTATTTCAGCAGGAGATATCGTTATCTCAAGATCTGTTAAAGTTGCTGGAAATGCATTTGACGAAGAAATCAAAAAATACATTCGTTCTGAATACAATGTAACAATTGGGGAAAGAACAGCTGAAAATATCAAAATGGAATTAGGTTCTTTAGCAAAATACAAAGGTGAAAGAACTATGTCAGTATTTGGTAGAGATATCGTTTCTGGTTTACCAAAAGAAGCTATTATTAGTTCAGAAGAAATTAGAAATGTACTTGTAAACTCATTCAGTAGAATTACTGACTTATTAATTGAATTAATGGAAAACACACCACCAGAATTAGCTGGAGATATTATCTCAAACGGATTTATGATTTGTGGTGGAGGAGCAAAAATTAGAGGAATCAAAGAATACTTTAATGGAATCTTCTCAGTACCATGTAAAATCTCACCAAACCCATTAGCTGGAGTTGTTGAGGGAGCAAAATTATTCCAAAAAACAATTAATAAACGTATTGAAAATGATTACTATGGAAAAAACGCAAAAGACGTTAAAAAAGGTAGTCAAAGTAACTTGATCTAA
- a CDS encoding TatD family hydrolase → MAGIFDTHTHFTDERYKEEGMETKEMINDAKAVGVANFCCVGYDVESSKKSAKYAMEFDEVFCAVGIHPTEAHTINEKDISEIEILAHADKTVAIGEIGLDYYYTDEYVEVQKEIFRKQIAIALDNDLAVMLHLRDRDGSDQAYLDALEILEEMEVKRAIVHCYTRGYDLAQKFVSKGYYISIPGVVTFDNAKDLHEAVQKLTINNILVETDAPYLTPVPHRGRINTTKEIVHTVEKIAKLKNLNKDDVAEITTRNAKKIFNLQ, encoded by the coding sequence ATGGCAGGAATCTTTGATACACATACACATTTTACAGATGAAAGATACAAAGAAGAAGGTATGGAAACAAAGGAAATGATTAACGATGCTAAAGCAGTAGGGGTTGCAAACTTTTGCTGTGTAGGTTATGACGTAGAGTCTTCAAAAAAATCTGCAAAATACGCAATGGAATTTGACGAAGTATTTTGTGCTGTTGGTATTCACCCAACAGAAGCTCACACAATTAATGAGAAAGATATTAGTGAAATTGAAATTTTAGCACATGCAGACAAAACTGTAGCTATTGGTGAAATAGGTTTAGATTATTATTACACAGACGAATATGTGGAAGTTCAAAAAGAAATTTTTAGAAAACAAATTGCAATTGCATTAGACAATGATCTTGCAGTTATGTTACACCTTAGAGATAGAGATGGTTCAGACCAAGCATATCTTGATGCTCTAGAAATTTTAGAGGAAATGGAAGTTAAAAGAGCTATTGTTCATTGTTACACAAGAGGTTATGATTTAGCTCAAAAATTTGTAAGCAAAGGTTATTATATTTCAATACCTGGAGTTGTAACTTTTGACAACGCAAAAGATTTACACGAAGCTGTACAAAAATTAACAATTAACAATATTCTTGTAGAAACTGATGCACCTTATTTAACACCAGTACCACACAGAGGTAGAATAAATACTACTAAAGAAATTGTTCACACAGTTGAAAAAATTGCTAAACTAAAAAACCTAAATAAAGACGACGTTGCAGAAATAACAACTAGAAACGCCAAAAAAATCTTTAACCTACAATAG
- the mnmE gene encoding tRNA uridine-5-carboxymethylaminomethyl(34) synthesis GTPase MnmE — translation MKLFLEDTIVAPATKISKQAISIIRVSGNDTFKIVNSLLDKDLVEDNKQQLRRIYDNNILVDESLILTFTKGKSFTGEDTVEINCHGGVLVTNKIIRLIISKGARMAQPGEFSQRAYMNGKISLLQAEGINNLIEAKNDLALKINAKSMAGINDDKLISIKDKLIDVISKIQTSIDYPDYDDIEGSTPEEIKSELVEVDTKIEKILDLSKRALKINEGIKTLILGEPNVGKSSLLNAMLNEEKAIVTDIEGTTRDIVEGTINFESFSLNLIDTAGIRNTNDKVEQIGIEKSLKLIDQADLILYVVDNDNINMELEKKLENKNFIKVFNKSDLNNNINKKPDIVYISAINNEIDALLEKIKELLQNEEILESDLPLITNINSIAQVENLLEIIKEIVKNIDLGFDLDILVIELYKALDIINNLLGVVDADEEVIDNIFKKYCLGK, via the coding sequence ATGAAACTATTTTTAGAAGATACAATAGTTGCACCCGCCACAAAAATTTCAAAACAAGCAATTTCTATAATAAGAGTTTCTGGAAACGATACTTTTAAAATTGTAAATAGTTTGCTGGATAAAGATTTGGTTGAGGACAACAAACAACAGTTAAGAAGAATATATGATAATAATATTCTAGTAGATGAATCTCTTATTTTAACTTTCACAAAGGGAAAATCATTTACTGGGGAAGACACTGTGGAGATAAATTGTCATGGTGGAGTTTTAGTTACCAATAAAATTATTAGACTTATTATTTCAAAGGGAGCAAGAATGGCACAACCTGGAGAATTTAGTCAAAGAGCTTATATGAATGGCAAGATAAGTTTATTACAAGCTGAGGGAATTAATAATTTGATAGAAGCAAAAAATGATTTGGCATTAAAAATTAATGCCAAATCAATGGCGGGTATTAATGATGATAAATTAATTTCAATTAAAGATAAATTAATAGATGTAATTTCAAAAATTCAAACATCAATTGATTATCCTGATTATGATGATATAGAAGGATCAACACCAGAAGAAATAAAAAGTGAGTTAGTTGAAGTTGATACAAAAATTGAAAAAATTTTAGACTTAAGCAAACGTGCTTTAAAAATAAATGAAGGTATAAAAACTTTAATTCTGGGTGAACCAAATGTTGGAAAGTCCTCGTTACTCAACGCCATGTTAAATGAAGAAAAAGCAATAGTAACAGACATCGAAGGGACGACGAGAGATATAGTTGAAGGAACAATTAATTTTGAAAGTTTTTCTTTAAATTTAATTGACACAGCTGGTATTAGAAATACAAATGACAAAGTAGAACAAATAGGAATTGAAAAAAGTTTAAAATTAATTGACCAAGCAGATTTGATTTTATATGTTGTTGACAACGATAATATAAATATGGAATTAGAAAAAAAATTAGAAAATAAAAACTTTATAAAAGTTTTTAATAAGTCAGATTTAAATAATAATATAAATAAGAAACCAGACATAGTTTATATAAGTGCTATCAATAATGAAATTGATGCATTGTTAGAAAAAATAAAAGAGTTGCTACAAAACGAAGAAATACTTGAGAGTGACTTACCTTTAATAACAAATATAAATTCAATTGCTCAAGTTGAAAATTTATTAGAAATTATAAAAGAAATTGTGAAAAATATTGACTTAGGATTTGACTTAGATATATTAGTGATAGAATTATATAAAGCATTAGATATTATTAACAACTTGTTAGGAGTAGTTGATGCAGATGAAGAAGTAATTGACAATATTTTCAAAAAATATTGTTTAGGAAAGTAG